A segment of the Cohnella algarum genome:
TCGGAATTGTCGAACTCAACGACCGAGCCTGCCGGCAGCCTCCATTTCACCTCCCGTTTTGCGAGCGACGTCTTGAACTTTTCCCAGTTTTCAAGCTTCCAACGATCCAAAACCGAGTCCCTTCCCTCGATTCGGCGGCGGTAATCGTTTTCGTACCGCAAGTAAACGAAAACGACTTTGACGTCCACGTCCCGCGTCGAAGCGCCGATCCGGGCAAGCTCCCGGTCCAGCCACGCCGGATCCTCGACCTCTTTCGTAAACGGGCCGATCACGATCGCGTCCGTTCCGATTTCCAGATTATCGAGCGCCGCATTCATCGTCAGACGATAGCCCAAATCCCGACATAGCGCCTTGTATTCGGGCGAATCCCGGTCGTTCGGATCGAGGCCCGCCAGCTTCATCAGCGCCTCCGAAGCGGGCCGCGACAACGAGTCCATATCCAGCACCGCGGCCGGATGCCGCTTGGCCAGCGCCTTGGCGAGCGTCGTCTTGCCGGCTCCCGCACCGCCCAGAAAAAAGATCAGTTTCCGCATAGTCGCCTCCGAAAACGTTTCTTGAATCGTCTTTCGACTTGGCCGCCGTTCGCCCGATCCGTCCATGTCTCGGCCGAGTCTGCCGTCCGTCTTCTGCTCCGTCCGCGACCGCTTTCGTGCCAAGCTGCGGCCGAGTCTTCTGCCATTGTAGCATATTTTTCCCGCGGCAGCTTCGCGCCCTTTCGCCCGGACGACCGTTATGGCTCCGCCCCTGGAATCGCCGACGAATTAACGGAGATCGCGCCCTCTTAAAGCTGCCGCCCGACCGTCATTTTCCCGTTCTCTTCCCGCACTTC
Coding sequences within it:
- a CDS encoding AAA family ATPase; this translates as MRKLIFFLGGAGAGKTTLAKALAKRHPAAVLDMDSLSRPASEALMKLAGLDPNDRDSPEYKALCRDLGYRLTMNAALDNLEIGTDAIVIGPFTKEVEDPAWLDRELARIGASTRDVDVKVVFVYLRYENDYRRRIEGRDSVLDRWKLENWEKFKTSLAKREVKWRLPAGSVVEFDNSEPLTDDTVLRLAGLVYGE